One Lacipirellulaceae bacterium DNA window includes the following coding sequences:
- a CDS encoding MFS transporter, protein MAASPTAGSKHFAAVERDRTLLSPSFLGLLVTQLLGASNDNILRWLIIGVGKQHVEQSGVGMILAAGTVAFVLPYLLLAAPAGYLADKFSKRQVIVACKLAEIVIMMLAVGAILVGQVWLLLVVLGLMGAQSALFGPSKLGSIPEILEESRISAANGLIGLTTVIATAVGSVVGSVLADKTGAFGQERWWLSAMVLIGVAAVGWATSLLIKPLPPADPQRKFPRDAFQQTFRDLRTLAKTPGMLRVAIGIAFFWSLGGLANLNIDQFAVEGGSSRQSQMAGLLVALVVGVGAGSVLAGVWSKGKVELGILPLGAGGLAFCALMLFTVEGELYTPSGSWTLSYVAASLLLFLLGFSGGLFDVPLAAYMQRYSPARERGSILAASNFITFAGILLASVAFMLFRLPTKESSLENVIVDMPAESVEKQLAADLWKEMSEIKQSKQPLDKSTFEERYPEQTAVVDAVYDEINGHPFMTARQIFLLCGVLTIPVFAYIVVSIPQASIRFLAWLITHTFYRIKLKQVENLPEEGAALLAPNHVSWLDGLLLVAISQRPVRMIIAGNMVGSWWSHGIARIMDAIPIKRSPKAARTAISTAREALNNGELVCIFPEGAITRSGQLQPFRPGMLEILKGTEASVLPVYLDELWGSIFTFRGGRFFWKWPQLSPRRVSIWFGEQISSPKNIYEVRDAVQQLSATAATERKQHAMILPRAMIRKCRKSLFRWKIADSTGAGLTGGQILLKTFVLRRLLQREVFTAEEKYVGLLIPPSTGAVVVNNAVTLSGKVACNLNYTVSSDVMNRCIEKAGIKHVLTTQKVLDKLDMQIDAEIVLLDEFKDKVTLSDKLTAATMAFATPAFMLDSILGLNRLTGDDELTVIFTSGSTGDPKGVVLTFHNVGSNVDAIDQVIHLTKDDCVLGVVPFFHSLGFTVTLWTIMGLDVRAAYHFSPLDAKQIGKLAKARDATVMLATPTFLRNYLRRCDPADFEKLEIAVGGAEKLPVPLCEAFEQKFGVRPVEGYGTTELSPLVSVNVPPSRSHHDQIDLKEGTVGRPVPGVAAKIVDPDTNEDLPVDTAGMLLVKGPNVMKGYLNQPDKTAEVIRDGWYVTGDIAKIDKHGFIEITGRLSRFSKIGGEMVPHLKVEEAVADYVADGNEDEVLVVVTSVPDEKKGERLIVLHKKINYTPEQIIEHLRGVGLPNIYIPSKDSFLEVEEIPLLGTGKLDLKGVSDLAWERFGDK, encoded by the coding sequence ATGGCAGCCTCTCCTACTGCTGGCAGCAAGCACTTTGCTGCCGTCGAACGAGATCGGACGCTGCTCTCGCCCAGCTTTCTCGGGCTGCTCGTCACCCAACTGTTGGGGGCATCCAACGACAATATTCTCCGTTGGTTGATCATCGGAGTGGGGAAGCAGCACGTCGAGCAATCGGGCGTGGGGATGATCCTGGCGGCGGGGACGGTCGCTTTCGTGTTGCCCTACCTGTTGCTCGCGGCTCCCGCGGGTTATCTGGCGGACAAGTTCAGCAAGCGGCAGGTGATCGTCGCTTGCAAGCTGGCGGAAATCGTCATCATGATGCTGGCCGTCGGGGCGATTCTTGTTGGCCAGGTCTGGTTGCTGCTGGTCGTACTGGGACTGATGGGTGCCCAAAGTGCGTTATTCGGTCCGTCGAAGCTGGGCAGTATTCCGGAAATCTTGGAAGAGAGTCGCATCTCTGCCGCCAACGGCCTAATTGGTCTGACAACAGTCATCGCCACAGCCGTCGGTTCCGTCGTGGGAAGCGTTCTCGCCGACAAGACGGGAGCGTTTGGTCAGGAGCGTTGGTGGCTCTCGGCGATGGTGCTGATCGGCGTCGCGGCAGTAGGTTGGGCGACCAGTCTGCTCATCAAGCCGCTGCCCCCGGCTGATCCCCAGCGGAAGTTCCCTCGGGATGCCTTCCAACAGACTTTTCGCGATCTACGAACGCTGGCAAAGACGCCCGGCATGTTGCGGGTGGCGATCGGGATTGCCTTCTTCTGGTCGCTGGGAGGTTTGGCGAATCTGAATATCGATCAGTTTGCCGTCGAGGGAGGAAGCAGCCGTCAGAGCCAGATGGCTGGTCTGCTCGTTGCACTAGTCGTGGGCGTGGGAGCAGGAAGTGTCTTGGCTGGCGTGTGGTCGAAGGGAAAAGTCGAACTGGGAATCCTGCCCCTCGGGGCGGGCGGCTTGGCGTTTTGCGCACTGATGCTGTTCACGGTGGAGGGGGAACTCTACACGCCCAGTGGGAGTTGGACGCTCAGCTATGTCGCCGCGAGCCTGCTGCTTTTCTTGCTCGGTTTCTCTGGCGGGCTCTTCGATGTGCCTTTGGCCGCGTACATGCAACGGTACAGCCCGGCCCGCGAACGCGGTTCAATTTTGGCGGCAAGTAATTTCATTACCTTCGCTGGGATTCTGCTCGCGTCGGTAGCCTTCATGCTGTTTCGATTGCCGACGAAAGAGTCGTCCCTAGAAAACGTTATCGTCGACATGCCTGCCGAGTCGGTTGAGAAGCAATTGGCCGCCGATCTCTGGAAAGAGATGAGCGAGATCAAGCAGTCGAAGCAGCCTCTCGACAAGTCGACCTTTGAAGAGCGCTATCCGGAACAGACCGCTGTCGTCGATGCCGTTTACGACGAGATCAACGGGCATCCCTTCATGACTGCACGGCAGATCTTCCTGCTGTGTGGCGTGCTGACGATTCCGGTTTTCGCTTACATTGTCGTTTCGATACCGCAGGCCTCGATTCGTTTCCTGGCGTGGCTCATCACGCATACGTTCTATCGAATCAAATTGAAGCAAGTTGAGAATCTGCCAGAAGAGGGAGCGGCGTTACTCGCGCCCAATCATGTTTCTTGGCTTGATGGGTTGCTGTTAGTGGCCATCTCCCAACGCCCCGTGCGGATGATTATCGCAGGGAACATGGTCGGCAGTTGGTGGTCGCACGGCATCGCGCGGATCATGGATGCAATTCCGATCAAACGCTCGCCCAAGGCGGCCCGCACGGCAATAAGCACAGCACGCGAAGCGCTCAACAATGGCGAGCTTGTTTGTATCTTCCCGGAAGGGGCCATCACGCGTAGTGGCCAGCTTCAGCCGTTCCGGCCTGGGATGCTGGAAATCCTCAAGGGGACCGAGGCTTCTGTCCTACCGGTCTATCTGGATGAGCTGTGGGGCAGTATCTTTACGTTCCGTGGCGGCCGCTTCTTTTGGAAATGGCCTCAACTTAGCCCTCGCCGTGTCTCGATTTGGTTCGGCGAACAGATCTCTTCCCCAAAGAACATTTACGAGGTTCGCGATGCCGTGCAGCAGTTGAGTGCCACGGCTGCGACAGAACGAAAGCAACACGCTATGATTTTGCCTCGCGCGATGATTCGCAAATGCCGCAAGTCGTTGTTCCGTTGGAAGATCGCCGACTCGACCGGTGCTGGCCTCACGGGCGGGCAGATTCTGCTGAAGACATTCGTCTTACGGCGGTTGCTGCAGCGCGAGGTCTTCACGGCTGAGGAGAAGTACGTCGGCCTCTTGATTCCTCCTTCGACTGGTGCCGTGGTCGTCAACAACGCGGTGACGCTCAGCGGCAAGGTGGCGTGTAACCTTAACTACACGGTCTCCTCCGACGTGATGAACCGCTGTATCGAGAAGGCGGGTATCAAGCATGTGCTGACCACGCAGAAGGTGCTCGATAAGCTCGATATGCAGATTGATGCAGAAATTGTGCTGCTCGATGAATTCAAGGACAAGGTAACCCTCTCAGATAAGCTGACCGCCGCCACGATGGCCTTTGCGACACCGGCGTTCATGCTGGATTCGATTTTGGGCCTCAACCGGCTAACTGGCGACGATGAACTAACGGTGATCTTTACCTCAGGAAGCACCGGCGACCCGAAGGGTGTCGTGCTCACCTTCCACAACGTCGGCTCGAACGTCGATGCGATCGATCAAGTCATCCACCTCACCAAGGATGACTGCGTGCTTGGTGTCGTTCCGTTCTTCCATTCGCTTGGCTTCACGGTCACGCTGTGGACGATCATGGGATTGGATGTTCGCGCGGCATATCACTTCTCGCCGCTGGATGCGAAACAGATTGGCAAGCTTGCCAAGGCACGCGATGCGACGGTGATGCTCGCGACGCCGACCTTCTTGCGAAATTACCTACGACGCTGCGACCCGGCGGACTTCGAGAAGCTGGAAATCGCTGTCGGCGGCGCTGAGAAACTGCCGGTGCCGTTGTGCGAGGCCTTCGAGCAGAAGTTCGGCGTGCGGCCCGTCGAAGGCTACGGTACCACGGAGCTATCGCCGCTGGTTTCGGTGAACGTGCCGCCGAGTCGTTCGCATCACGATCAGATCGATCTCAAAGAAGGCACAGTCGGGCGGCCCGTGCCAGGTGTGGCGGCGAAGATCGTTGACCCCGACACGAATGAAGACTTGCCCGTGGACACCGCCGGCATGTTGTTGGTGAAAGGTCCCAACGTGATGAAGGGCTACCTCAACCAACCTGACAAGACGGCCGAAGTGATTCGCGATGGTTGGTACGTTACGGGCGACATTGCCAAGATCGACAAGCATGGATTCATCGAAATCACCGGGCGTTTGAGCCGCTTCTCAAAAATCGGCGGCGAGATGGTGCCGCACTTGAAGGTCGAGGAAGCAGTTGCCGATTATGTGGCCGATGGCAACGAGGACGAAGTCTTGGTCGTCGTCACGTCGGTTCCGGATGAGAAAAAGGGCGAACGGCTGATCGTCCTGCACAAGAAGATCAACTACACGCCGGAGCAGATCATCGAGCATCTCAGGGGTGTAGGCTTGCCGAACATTTACATTCCCAGCAAAGACAGCTTCCTTGAAGTCGAAGAGATTCCGCTGCTGGGCACGGGTAAGCTCGACTTGAAGGGAGTGAGCGACTTGGCGTGGGAACGGTTTGGGGACAAGTAG